ACAAGAGTAAACTACCTTAGACAAACATTTATGAAAGCCACTTTTTTCAAACCCATAAAATTCAAACTATGAAATTAAAGGTTACATTATTCTTATTTTTAAATATTGGTTTCTTTGCTTTTGCTCAGGAAAACCTAACCTACCAAAAACCTTCTAAATCTATTCTGGATTTAGCAGATTATGAAAGAGCTCCGACAGTATCGATGGATACTAAAAAAGAAAATATGCTCTTAGTATACAGAAGTACATACAAAACATTGGACGATTTAAATCAGGAAGAACTTCGTTTGGGAGGTCTAAGGATCAATCCTGTTACCAATATTTCAAGTACAGTTACTTATATCAATAATCTGAAATTAAGAAAGATTAGCGGTAAAGACGAAATTCAAGTTACAGGTTTACCAAATAATCCTAAAATCAGTAACGTTCTTTGGTCTCCAAATGACAAAAAAATCCTGTTTTCGCATACCACAAATACTGGTGTAGAACTTTGGGTTTTGGATGTTGCATCGGCGCAAGCCACAAAACTAACAGAAGCTACTGTAAATGCAAATCTTGGAAATCCGTTTAGCTGGTTCTTAGACAACGAAACTATTTTGGTAAAAATGCTTCCAAAGGACAGAAAACCACTTTTAGATTCTAAAAAAGATTTACCAACCGGACCAATTATTTCGAATACTTCTGGAGAAAAATCTCAAAACAGAACCTATCCGGATATGTTGAAAAACAAAAATGATGAAGTTAATTTCGAAAACATCATTACATCTGAATTATACAAAGTCAACATCAATGGAAATGCGGTTTTATTTAAAGAAGCTGCAATGTTTGCTGGAGAAAGAATATCTCCTGATGGCAATTATATTATGTTGACAACCATTCAGAAACCATTTTCTTATGTTGTTCCTTTAAGCAGATTTCCATCGAGATCAATTGTTTACGACATTAGAGGAAAAGAAATCAAAACGGTTAACGAAGTTCCGTTGAACGAAATTATACCAAAAGGTTTTATGGCTGTTCGAAAAGGAAAAAGAGAAATGGCTTGGAGAAATGACAAACCTGCAACTTTATCTTATGTTACAGCTTTGGACGAAGGAGATCCTGCAAACAAAGTAGATTTTAGAGATGAGCTTTTTCTTTGGGATGCACCTTTTACAAGCGATGCAACTTCATTGGTAAAAATACCTCAGCGTTATAATGATGTTGTTTGGGGTAATGATAATATTGCTTTTGTTACTGACGAATGGTACGACACTCGTAATACCAAAACTTATTTGATTAATCCATCAAATCCAAGTCAGCAAGCAAAAGTAATTACGGACAGAAACCAACAAGACGTTTATTCAGATCCGGGTATTTTTGAAACCAAAAAGAATGAATACAATAAATATGTTCTGGCAATCGAAAAAGACAACGCTTACAGAATTGGTGACGGATATACTAAAAGCGGCCAGTTCCCATTTATTGATGAATTTAACTTAAAGACATTACAATCTAAACGTATTTATACTTCTTCTTATAAAGACAAAAAAGAAGATTTATTGGAAATTGAAGATTTTAGATCTGGTAAAGTTTTAGTTCAGATTCAGTCAAAAAGTGAATATCCGAATTATTACTTCAGAAATATTAAAAAACAAAACAGCTTAACTCCAATTACAACTTTCAAAAATCCGTTTGAAAGCATCAAAGATGTAAGCAAAGAAGTTATTAAATACAAACGTAAAGACGGATTAGAACTTTCAGGAACTTTATATCTTCCTGCTGGTTATGATAAAGCTAAAAAAGAGAAATTACCATTATTGATCTGGGCTTATCCTGCCGAATATAAAGACAGAAATAGTGCAGGACAATCTACTCAAAATTCAAATGAGTTTACTTTTCCTTATTATGGATCTTTTGTGTATTGGGTAACCAAAGGATATGTGGTTTTGGATGATGCAGCTTTCCCAATTATTGGAGAAGGAACTACAGAACCAAACGATAACTTTATCTCACAATTAGTAGATAATGCCGAAGCTGCAATTAATGCAGTTGATGCTTTAGGATATATTAATCGTAAAAAAGTCGCTATTGGCGGACATTCTTATGGTGCATTTATGACAGCAAATCTATTAACACATTCTAATTTGTTTGCCTGCGGAATTGCAAGAAGTGGAGCGTATAACAGAACTTTGACTCCGTTTGGTTTTCAAAGCGAGCAACGTAATTACTGGGAAGTTCCAGATGTTTACAACGCAATGTCTCCTTTTATGAATGCCGATAAAATGAAAACTCCAATTTTATTAGTTCACGGTGAAGCCGATAATAATCCCGGAACTTTCACTTTGCAAACAGAAAGATATTTTCAGGCTTTAAAAGGTTTAGGAGCTCCAGCAAGAATGGTGATTTTACCAAAAGAAGCACATAGTTATGTAGCAAAAGAAAACATCTTGCACTTACTTTGGGAACAAGATCAGTTTTTAGAAAAGTATTTAAAAAACTAGATTATTAGATAAAACAAACCCGATAGATTTCAAAAATCTATCGGGTTTGTTTTTTTTTATAGCATTAAAAAGAATTATCTAATTTTCTAATTGACACATTATCTAATTACAAATAATTTAAACCTAAGAAAATTTCCTGTTCAAGAGGTAAATCGATTTCACTTTCAAAAAATACTAGTTGTCTTTTATAAACAGTTTCAATCAAATAATGATTTCCTCTAAAATAAGTTCTTCTAATTTTTACCGGCAAATTAGATTCTGTAACCATTTTAAATTGATGCGGATAAACCAAAGTCTTATGATTTTGATCTTCATATGGAAGTAATAAATGCGTTGGAAGTTCATTTACTTCTCCAAAAAGTGACGCTACATATTTAGTTTCCGGATCTTCGTATATTTTTGTTGGATTGTCTTTAACGATGATTTCTCCGTTTCGCATTACAATCGCTTCATCTGCAAATGACAAAGCATCTGTACTATCGTGCGTTGCAATAATGCAAGTAATTCCTTTTTGTTTTAAGTAGCGGAATAAATTTCGGCGTAGAGCATTTTTTCTAAAAGCATCGATTTGGCTAAAAGGTTCGTCCAGTAAAATTACTTCCGGCTCTAACGCCAAAACTCTTACTAAAGCAACTCTTTGTTGTTGTCCTCCACTTAAAAATTTTGCTTTTACATTAGAGAAAGATTCCATTTCTACCATTTCTAATAATTCCTGAACACGAAGTTTTTTCATGTTTGCAAAACCATTCGAAAGAAACTTTCCAACATTTTCGGCTACAGTTTCAAAAGGAGACAAATCAAAATCCTGCGCCAGATATTTCATATAAGGCATTCCGGGAATTAAATTATACTTTGGACCTAAAACAGGTTTTTCATCATAAAAAATCTTGCCTTCATCAAGATCGTATAAACCGTATATTAATTTAAGAAGTGTACTTTTTCCGCAGCCACTTTCACCTATAATAGAAATATTGTCGCCTTTATTTACAGTAAAAGAAACGTTTTTTATAACAGGGGTTTCGGTGTACGAAAAAGAAATATTTTGAATGTCGAGCATGGGTTGTATTTGAAAGTCCAAATTTACAATGTTTAATTTCTAAAGTCAAAAAAAAGCTGCTTCAATTACGAAACAGCTTTTAAGAAATTTTATTGCGTCAGAAACTTATTTTCCGGCTTGAGCTTTTGCATCATTTACCATTTTGTCATTTGCAGTAATTGAGAACTCTACACGACGGTTTTGTGCTCTTCCTTCAGGAGAATCATTTGTTGCAATTGGATCAGCGATTCCTAAACCAGAAGTTTTGAAACGGCTTGATTTTAATCCTTTTGAAACTAAATAAGCTTGCACAGATGCAGCTCTTTGTCCTGAAAGTGTTAAGTTATATTCTGGTTTTCCTGTATTATCAGTATAACCAAAAATTTGAATATCTGTATCTCCGTACTCTGTAAATACAGGAATCAATTTATCTAAGTTAGCTTTTGCCTGAGATGTCAAAGTCGATTTGTTAGTATCAAAACGAACAGAGTTTTCATTCAAAGTTAAGTGAATTCCTTCTCCAACTCTCTCAACATCAGCACCTGGTAAAGCCTGATCAATTTCACGGGCTTGTTTATCCATTTTGTTTCCAATAAGTGCTCCGGTTCCACCACCTACGGCAGCACCAATTGCAGCACCTAAAGCAGCATTACCTCCGTGACCTAAATTATTTCCTAAAATACCACCAATAATACCACCGGCAACTACTCCAATTCCAGCACCTTTTTGTGTGTTATTTGCATTTTTTACTGAATCACAACTTGTAAAAAAGCTTGCTAATACAAATAAACTACTTAGGCTTAAAACGGTTATCTTTCTCATATTTTTATTTTTTTATATTAATTAGCTCTTTGAAATTGGTAAGTTACATCCTTAACTTGTCCGCCAACATTGATATTATCGATCAATTGGAACGAGTTATCAGTTAATCCGGCTACTTTAAGTAAATATCCTGATTTAACATTTTTTGATTTTAATCCCGGATCTACAATCTTAAGTACAAAAAGTCCCTGATTGTTGATACTCCAAACGATTGGAGAAGTAAAAGCTGTACAACTTGGCGCATTTAGAGCCATAGTACCTTTATTATTGTTCGAAATAAAGTTCCATGTACTTCCAATAAAACATTTAGAATCTGCAAGATCAAACGAGTTTACTTTAATATAGTCTGAACCTGGATAAGATACATTTGTAAGTACCCAATTTCCTTTAAGTGCTACTTGAGTAGGTCTGTCAAGTTTAGTTGATAGTGTAGGCGCTTCTGTTGAAGCTGTTGTAGACGAAGCTGATTTGCACGCGAAAAACATCGTGGCGATCAAGCAAATGAAAATAACTTTCTTCATTTTGTACATTTTTTTTAAGTTAATACTGACACGTTTAACAATTATTATACCACAAAGATACAATTCATAGGAATATCTTGAGTTCCAAAATCTAATTATTTTCTTTCAAAATTAACACTTACGCCATTTTGTCACCCAAAAAACAATTGGTATTCTATTTGAAGAAATGAGAATCATCACATTAAACTAAAAAATAAAAATAAATATGACAACAGGTAAAATTAATGTTTCGGTAGAAAACATCTTTCCCTTAATCAAAAAGTTCTTGTACAGCGATCACGAAATCTTTTTACGTGAGCTGGTTTCGAACGGAACAGACGCTACTTTAAAATTAAAACACCTAATTAGTATTGGCGAAGCTAAAGTAGAATACGGAAATCCTGTAATCGAAATCAAAGTTGATAAGGAAGGAAAGAAAATCCACATCATTGACCAAGGTTTAGGAATGACAGCTGATGAAGTTGAAAAATACATCAATCAGGTTGCTTTTTCAGGAGCTGAAGAATTTCTTGACAAATACAAAGATTCTGCAAAAGATTCTGGAATTATTGGTCATTTTGGTCTTGGTTTTTATTCTGCATTTATGGTTGCAGAGAAAGTAGAAATCATTACAAAATCATACAAAGACGAACCTGCAGCACACTGGACATGTGACGGAAGCCCTGAGTTTACTTTAGAACCGGCTGACAAAACTTCACGTGGTACAGAAATCATCTTACATATCGCTGAGGATTCTCTTGAGTTTTTAGAAGATTCTAAAATCAGCGGATTATTGAATAAGTATAACAAGTTTATGCCTATTCCAATTAAATTTGGATCAAGAACAGAAACACTTCCAAAACCGGAAGATGCTCCTGAAGATTATATCAACGAAACAGTTGAAGTTGATAATATCATCAACAATCCAAATCCAGCATGGACAAAACAACCAAGCGAATTATCTGAGGAAGATTATAAAAACTTCTACAGAGAATTGTATCCAATGCAATTTGAAGATCCGTTATTCAACATTCATTTGAATGTAGATTATCCTTTTAACTTAACCGGAATTTTATATTTCCCTAAGTTAGGTTCGGATATGCAAATTCAAAAAGATAAAATTCAATTGTACCAAAACCAAGTTTACGTTACTGATAATGTAGAAGGAATTGTACCTGAGTTTTTGACAATGTTAAAAGGTGTTATCGATTCACCGGATATTCCATTAAACGTTTCTCGTTCTGGTTTACAAGCAGATGGTGCGGTTAAGAAAATCTCTAACTATATCACTCGTAAAGTAGCTGATAAACTAAAAGCTTTATTCAACGAAAACCGTGCTGATTTTGAAGCAAAATGGAACGATATTAAAATCGTTTTAGAATACGGAATGCTTTCTGAAGATAAATTCTACGAAAAAGCAGGTGCGTTTGTCTTATATCCAACAGTTGATGATAAATATTTTACTCTTGAAGAATTAAAAGAGAATTTAAAAGAAAATCAAACTGATAAAGACGGAAAATTAGTTATTCTTTATGCTGGAAACAAAGATGCTCAGCACTCTTATATTGAAACAGCAAAAGAAAAAGGATACGAAGTTTTACTATTGGATTCTCCAATTATTTCGCATTTGATTCAAAAAATTGAAGGAGATAATAAAGACGTAACTTTTGTTCGTGTTGATTCTGATCATATTGATAATTTAATCAAAAAAGACGAAAACACAATTTCTAAATTATCTGACGAAGAAAAAGAAACACTTAAAACTTCATTAGAAGCTTATATTCCAAAAGCATATTCTGTACAATTGGAAGCTATGGACAGCCAAGCTGCTCCATTCATTATCACGCAACCAGAATTTATGCGTAGAATGAAAGAAATGAGTCAGTCTGGTGGTGGCGGAATGTTCGGAATGGGTAATATGCCGGAAATGTACAATTTGGTTGTAAACACAAATTCTGATTTAGCAACAAGTATCTTGAATACTGAAGACAAAACACATCAGGAACATTTGGTAAAACAAGCTTTAGACTTAGCTAAATTATCGCAAAACCTATTAAAAGGAGAAGCTTTGACTGCTTTTGTAAAAAGAAGTTTCGAAATGATTAAATAAGATTTTACAAAAATCTATCCCGAAAACCTGCAAGTTATACTTGCAGGTTTTTTTTACATCCTATTTTAAAACACTAAATGCCAATCAATTACAATTAAAAAAGGGTGTTTGTCCCCTTTCCCGAGAAGAATGAATTCTATAATTTTATTATCCCTTAAACACAACTCACTGAAAGTCAATATTTAATCCTAGAAATCATGGATAAAAGAAAATTTACTGAAAACGGAGAAGTCTTAACCATTCTAAAAGAATTAAAGGAAGAAATAAAGAATAAAAAATTCTCAGATATTACAGACAATAATAATTGCCAATATGTAGATCTCGTGCAAGAAGGCGGTGGTGTATTAGGCATTGCTCTCGTTGGCTATGTTTATGTTCTTGAACAAGTAGGAATTCGTTTTCTAAGTCTCGCCGGAACTTCAGCCGGAAGTATTAATACGATGCTAATGGCCGCAGCAGGAACTTGCGATATTCAGAAATCAGAATGGATATTAGATTGTCTCTGTAATAAAAACCTGTATGATTTTGTAGATGGTGATCATGATGCACGCGAATTTATTGATGCATTATTAAGCGATTCCAGTAATCTGAAATTAATTTTAAAAGGAAGTCAAGTCGTTGATAATTTCAAAGACGATCTTGGATTAAATCCCGGTAAAAATTTCCATCAATGGATGTCTAATCTTCTTTCACAAAAAGGAATAAAAAATTATGCCGATCTTAAAGCTTTAAGATTAAAAGGAGTTTCGGACGACAATCAATTATTTAGAATAAATCAGGTAAAGCAAGGCGACAAAGAAATCTACAACCGACCTGATCATTGGTGCGAAATGGCAATAATTGCAGCAGACATTACAACAGAGAGCAAAATTGTATTCCCAAAAATGATTGATTTATTTTATTCGAATCCGGATGTTCAGAATCCTGCAGATTTCGTTCGGGCTTCGATGTCGATTCCGCTTTTCTTTACACCTTTTAAAATTCAAAATATTCCCGGAGGAGTTGAAGCATGGAACAAATGGAATGAAGCAACCTGCTTGAGAACCTCAGTTCCATCTGAAGTTATGTTTATGGATGGAGGTATAATTTCGAATTTCCCAATTGATATTTTTCATGAAAACCTAACAGTTCCAGCCTCTCCTACTTTTGGAATTAAATTGGGATACGATAAAAATGAAATTAATAAAAACGAAAAAATAACCAATGTTGTTAGCTCTATGTTTGACACTGCAAGGTATGGTTACGACTCTGAATTTTTAAGAAAGAATCCGGATTTTAAAAACCTCATTGGATATATTGATACCGGAAGCCACAATTGGTTAAACTTCAATTTGACCGAAGATGCAAAAATTGACCTCTTTATACGCGGAGCCCAAAAAGCAGCAGAATTTTTAACGAAATTTGATTGGGAAAAATATAAAGAAATCAGAAGAGCCAAAAGCGAATATTACAAAACTGTTTAAAAAATGAATCTGCTATAAAACATTATTACATAAAATAACGTTTATAAAATCCTATAAGTCCCACTTATAGGATTTTTTTATTGCAATTTATTTTTTATTACATTTGAATCCCATTTATCTAACTCAAACAAAAAAACAATATGAAAAATACGAAAAAAACGATCCTTTTATTTCTAGCAGTTTGTACCACAGCGCTAACTTATGTTTCATGTTCTAACAATGACAGTATTGTTCAGCAAATGGATGTAACTTCAGTTGGAGCCTCTATAGCGATTGACGCCGTAAACGAAATGGACATCAACACAGGATTACTTATAACAACACCAACTGCTTCGACCGGAAAACCAACCGAAACTCCTCCAGCAGGAATTTGCGGTACACTCACAGTATCTCCAACAACAGACACTTACCCAAAAGTATTTACTTTAGATTTTGGAACTGCAGGTTGCACAACTGACCAACTTACAAGAAAAGGAAAATTACAAATCACTGTTTCCGGACCTGTAACCTCAACGGGAAGCAAAATGACCATCGAAAGAATTGGCTACTCTATCAATGGATTAAAAGTAGAAGGAACTATTGAATACACAAACACGACAACGACTCCAACTGTACCACAATGGACTAGAAAAGTGACAAATGGAAAATTAACTGATACACAAGGAAAAACCTTTACAAGTTCAGGCACATGCACAGTAAAACAAACTGCAGGTGTTGATACTCCTTTTTTATTAAGTGATAATGTATATGAAATGACTGACGGAACTCACACCGTAACGTCTGATAAAGGAGGAACATTAACCTTGACAGTTCTGGAAACATTGGTAAAAAAATATTCTTGTACTTTTATTTCTAAAGGAAAATTGAAAGTTCAGGGTGGAGCCTTAAACGGAGTTGTTGATTACGGAAACAATGATTGTGACGGTAAATACACTTATACTCACGAAAACGGAAAGATTTTCAATTTAGTAATGTAAAAGAATTTTCTTCCATAAATAATAAGAATCCCAATCTATTTTCAGATTGGGATTTATTTTTTAGCAAAATTTAACAACTACATCTATACATTCAAACTATTTTCTTTATTTTGCAGCCAAATCTAAAAAACCAATGAAAAAATCAATTATTGCCTTTTTTACTCTCGCTGTATTAGCATCTTGTAGCAAAAAAGAATCTACAGACAACTTACATATTACCGGAAATATAAAAGGATTAAAAAAAGGAACTTTATATATTCAAAGAATTGTTGATACTTCTCTTGTTGCTATTGACAGTATCAAAATTGACGGAAATTCAACTTTTGAAAGAGATATAAAATTAGAATCTCCTGAAATGTTGTATTTATTCCTGGATCGCGGAGTAACCAATTCATTAGACAATAACATTTTATTTTTTGCAGAACCAGGAAACATCAATATTGATACTAATCTGGATAATTTTATTTATAGCGCTAAAATCACCGGATCTAAAAATCAGGAATTGTATGAGCAATATCAAAAAATAAATTCTCGTTTTATTGGGGAGAATCTTTCTTTGGTTGAACCAAGATTTAAAGCCTTAAAAAGAAAAGATCAAAAAGCAATTGATAGTATTGACGCAAAACAATCTTCAAATATCAGAAGAAAATATCTATACGCTACAAACTTTGCTATTAACAACAAAGATCACGAAATCGCACCTTATATTGCATTAGCAGAGATTTATGATATCAATATCAAATTCCTTGATACGATTCAAAAATCAATGACTCCAAAAGTTGCGCAATCACTTTACGGAAAAAAGTTAACCAAATATGTTGCTGAGATTAAAAAGCAACAGCAAAAATAGATTTTTGAAGTTATAACAAGACATCAACTGATCTTTTTTACAATACTCTTAATCCTGTTTTTTTATTAAAACAGGATTTTTTTATGTCCTTTTTTTTAGTATATTTTTTAAATTCTTAAATATCTGATAATAAGATAATTATATAAAAATAGTTCGGAATTTTCATTCAATTATTTTTCATTTGGAGTAACTTAGCTCATCCTAAATAAAAAAATTATGAAAAATCCACCTAGTATTATTAGTCGTGCAAAGTTTGATTTTATTAATTCATCTGTAATCGAAAAACTTGAATCTTACAATTCAAAACTTAGCCCAGAATTAGAGACAATTCCTAAACTCGATCCTTATTCTTTAAACGGTCAAAAATTGCGTTTAGATTTTATTCGAAAACAATTAAGTACAAATGTCGATTACTTATCCGGAGAAAAAGTATTCAAAGACAACGAAAGTTTAAAAGGGAATATTGAAAATTATATTGGCATGACGCAAATTCCTACTGGAATTATCGGTCCAATAGTAATTAATGGCACACATGCACAAGGAGCATTTTATGTTCCACTTGCAACCACCGAAGGCACATTATTGGCATCATACAACAGAGGCGCAAAAGCTTGTAGAGAATCTGGTGCAATTACCACAATTACATTACAAGAAGGAGTACAAAGAACACCAACCTTTAAATTTAAAAATTTAATTGATCTTGGAAAATTTGTAACATTTGTATTAGACCATAAAGAAATATTTAGCTCATTAACCCGAGAATCCAGTAATTATGCCATCTTAAATGATGTGGGAATAAACATAGAAGGAAATATTCTGATTTTAAGATTTGAATATACCTCTGGAGATGCATCAGGTCAAAACATGGTTACGATATGTACAGACAGAATCTGTAAATATATCCTTGAAAACTGCCCAACGAAACCTGTTTTTTGGACTATTGAAGGAAATACATCCGGAGATAAAAAATCAACATCATTGTCCACAAGAGTACGCGGAAAGAAAATAACTTCTGAAATCACACTAAAAAGAAACGTTATCGAATCTGTACTAAAAACAACTCCTGAACTCTTACAGCAACAATGGAAAATAACAACTTCGGGCGCCATAAAATGTGGTAGTAATGGCACAGGAATGCATCCCGCTAATGCGCTTGCAGCACTTTTCATAGCATGCGGTCAGGATGTCGCTTGCACCGGAGAAGCTTCTACAGCTTTAACAAGAATGGAAATAGACGAAAATGGAGATTTATATTGCGCAATCACAATGCCTAATATAATTGTTGGCACAGTTGGCGGCGGAACTTCTTTTCCAACAC
This genomic window from Flavobacterium sp. 9 contains:
- a CDS encoding prolyl oligopeptidase family serine peptidase — protein: MKLKVTLFLFLNIGFFAFAQENLTYQKPSKSILDLADYERAPTVSMDTKKENMLLVYRSTYKTLDDLNQEELRLGGLRINPVTNISSTVTYINNLKLRKISGKDEIQVTGLPNNPKISNVLWSPNDKKILFSHTTNTGVELWVLDVASAQATKLTEATVNANLGNPFSWFLDNETILVKMLPKDRKPLLDSKKDLPTGPIISNTSGEKSQNRTYPDMLKNKNDEVNFENIITSELYKVNINGNAVLFKEAAMFAGERISPDGNYIMLTTIQKPFSYVVPLSRFPSRSIVYDIRGKEIKTVNEVPLNEIIPKGFMAVRKGKREMAWRNDKPATLSYVTALDEGDPANKVDFRDELFLWDAPFTSDATSLVKIPQRYNDVVWGNDNIAFVTDEWYDTRNTKTYLINPSNPSQQAKVITDRNQQDVYSDPGIFETKKNEYNKYVLAIEKDNAYRIGDGYTKSGQFPFIDEFNLKTLQSKRIYTSSYKDKKEDLLEIEDFRSGKVLVQIQSKSEYPNYYFRNIKKQNSLTPITTFKNPFESIKDVSKEVIKYKRKDGLELSGTLYLPAGYDKAKKEKLPLLIWAYPAEYKDRNSAGQSTQNSNEFTFPYYGSFVYWVTKGYVVLDDAAFPIIGEGTTEPNDNFISQLVDNAEAAINAVDALGYINRKKVAIGGHSYGAFMTANLLTHSNLFACGIARSGAYNRTLTPFGFQSEQRNYWEVPDVYNAMSPFMNADKMKTPILLVHGEADNNPGTFTLQTERYFQALKGLGAPARMVILPKEAHSYVAKENILHLLWEQDQFLEKYLKN
- a CDS encoding ABC transporter ATP-binding protein, with the protein product MLDIQNISFSYTETPVIKNVSFTVNKGDNISIIGESGCGKSTLLKLIYGLYDLDEGKIFYDEKPVLGPKYNLIPGMPYMKYLAQDFDLSPFETVAENVGKFLSNGFANMKKLRVQELLEMVEMESFSNVKAKFLSGGQQQRVALVRVLALEPEVILLDEPFSQIDAFRKNALRRNLFRYLKQKGITCIIATHDSTDALSFADEAIVMRNGEIIVKDNPTKIYEDPETKYVASLFGEVNELPTHLLLPYEDQNHKTLVYPHQFKMVTESNLPVKIRRTYFRGNHYLIETVYKRQLVFFESEIDLPLEQEIFLGLNYL
- a CDS encoding OmpA family protein, giving the protein MRKITVLSLSSLFVLASFFTSCDSVKNANNTQKGAGIGVVAGGIIGGILGNNLGHGGNAALGAAIGAAVGGGTGALIGNKMDKQAREIDQALPGADVERVGEGIHLTLNENSVRFDTNKSTLTSQAKANLDKLIPVFTEYGDTDIQIFGYTDNTGKPEYNLTLSGQRAASVQAYLVSKGLKSSRFKTSGLGIADPIATNDSPEGRAQNRRVEFSITANDKMVNDAKAQAGK
- a CDS encoding lipocalin family protein, encoding MKKVIFICLIATMFFACKSASSTTASTEAPTLSTKLDRPTQVALKGNWVLTNVSYPGSDYIKVNSFDLADSKCFIGSTWNFISNNNKGTMALNAPSCTAFTSPIVWSINNQGLFVLKIVDPGLKSKNVKSGYLLKVAGLTDNSFQLIDNINVGGQVKDVTYQFQRAN
- the htpG gene encoding molecular chaperone HtpG — its product is MTTGKINVSVENIFPLIKKFLYSDHEIFLRELVSNGTDATLKLKHLISIGEAKVEYGNPVIEIKVDKEGKKIHIIDQGLGMTADEVEKYINQVAFSGAEEFLDKYKDSAKDSGIIGHFGLGFYSAFMVAEKVEIITKSYKDEPAAHWTCDGSPEFTLEPADKTSRGTEIILHIAEDSLEFLEDSKISGLLNKYNKFMPIPIKFGSRTETLPKPEDAPEDYINETVEVDNIINNPNPAWTKQPSELSEEDYKNFYRELYPMQFEDPLFNIHLNVDYPFNLTGILYFPKLGSDMQIQKDKIQLYQNQVYVTDNVEGIVPEFLTMLKGVIDSPDIPLNVSRSGLQADGAVKKISNYITRKVADKLKALFNENRADFEAKWNDIKIVLEYGMLSEDKFYEKAGAFVLYPTVDDKYFTLEELKENLKENQTDKDGKLVILYAGNKDAQHSYIETAKEKGYEVLLLDSPIISHLIQKIEGDNKDVTFVRVDSDHIDNLIKKDENTISKLSDEEKETLKTSLEAYIPKAYSVQLEAMDSQAAPFIITQPEFMRRMKEMSQSGGGGMFGMGNMPEMYNLVVNTNSDLATSILNTEDKTHQEHLVKQALDLAKLSQNLLKGEALTAFVKRSFEMIK
- a CDS encoding patatin-like phospholipase family protein, whose amino-acid sequence is MDKRKFTENGEVLTILKELKEEIKNKKFSDITDNNNCQYVDLVQEGGGVLGIALVGYVYVLEQVGIRFLSLAGTSAGSINTMLMAAAGTCDIQKSEWILDCLCNKNLYDFVDGDHDAREFIDALLSDSSNLKLILKGSQVVDNFKDDLGLNPGKNFHQWMSNLLSQKGIKNYADLKALRLKGVSDDNQLFRINQVKQGDKEIYNRPDHWCEMAIIAADITTESKIVFPKMIDLFYSNPDVQNPADFVRASMSIPLFFTPFKIQNIPGGVEAWNKWNEATCLRTSVPSEVMFMDGGIISNFPIDIFHENLTVPASPTFGIKLGYDKNEINKNEKITNVVSSMFDTARYGYDSEFLRKNPDFKNLIGYIDTGSHNWLNFNLTEDAKIDLFIRGAQKAAEFLTKFDWEKYKEIRRAKSEYYKTV
- a CDS encoding DUF4369 domain-containing protein, with the translated sequence MKKSIIAFFTLAVLASCSKKESTDNLHITGNIKGLKKGTLYIQRIVDTSLVAIDSIKIDGNSTFERDIKLESPEMLYLFLDRGVTNSLDNNILFFAEPGNINIDTNLDNFIYSAKITGSKNQELYEQYQKINSRFIGENLSLVEPRFKALKRKDQKAIDSIDAKQSSNIRRKYLYATNFAINNKDHEIAPYIALAEIYDINIKFLDTIQKSMTPKVAQSLYGKKLTKYVAEIKKQQQK
- a CDS encoding hydroxymethylglutaryl-CoA reductase, whose product is MKNPPSIISRAKFDFINSSVIEKLESYNSKLSPELETIPKLDPYSLNGQKLRLDFIRKQLSTNVDYLSGEKVFKDNESLKGNIENYIGMTQIPTGIIGPIVINGTHAQGAFYVPLATTEGTLLASYNRGAKACRESGAITTITLQEGVQRTPTFKFKNLIDLGKFVTFVLDHKEIFSSLTRESSNYAILNDVGINIEGNILILRFEYTSGDASGQNMVTICTDRICKYILENCPTKPVFWTIEGNTSGDKKSTSLSTRVRGKKITSEITLKRNVIESVLKTTPELLQQQWKITTSGAIKCGSNGTGMHPANALAALFIACGQDVACTGEASTALTRMEIDENGDLYCAITMPNIIVGTVGGGTSFPTQKECLQLIDCYGPGKSTKLAEIAINVCLAGEISILAAMSCGQFTAAHQKFGR